Proteins encoded together in one Prionailurus viverrinus isolate Anna chromosome B1, UM_Priviv_1.0, whole genome shotgun sequence window:
- the TLR6 gene encoding toll-like receptor 6 — translation MTKDKESITRSFCFVYILTLIVGTIIQFSDESEFAVDMSKMKLTHVPKDLSPKTKVLDISQNYISKLHISDISYLLGLEVLILSYNRLQCLDFSIFKFNQGLEYLDLSHNQLQKTSCHLIRSLKHLDLSFNDFDVLPICKEFGNLTQLNFLGLSGTRLRQLDLLPIAHLHLSHILLDLEGYYAKESETESLQILNTKTLHLVFHPNQLFSVQVNISVNSLRCLQLTNIKLNNDNCQILIKFLSELIRGPTLLNFTLKHVETTWKCLVRVFQFLWPKPVEYLNIYNLIIVESIDEEDFTYSKTALKALKIEHVTNRVFIYSQTVLYTFFSEMNIMMLTLSDTPFIHMLCPQTSSTFKFLNFTQNVFTDSVFQKCSKLVRLETLILRKNKLKGLYNIGLMTKHMTSLEILDVSWNSLEYDRHDGNCTWGGSIVVLNLSSNILTDSVFRCLPPKVKVLDLYDNRIRSIPKLIMKLEALQELNVASNSLAHLPDCGAFSSLSVLIIDHNSISNPSADFFHSCQKIRSIRAGNNPFQCTCELREFIQNIGQVSSEVVEGWPDSYKCDYPESYKGTPLKDFHVSQLSCNTALLLVTIGVTVLVLTVTVTVLCMYFDLPWYLRMVCQWTQTRHRARNLPLEELQRTLQFHAFISYSEHDSAWVKNELVPYLEKEDLRICLHERNFVPGKSIVENIINCIEKSYKSIFVLSPNFVQSEWCHYELYFAHHNLFHEGSNNLILILLEPIPQNCIPSKYHKLKALMTQRTYLEWPKEKNKHGLFWANIRAAFNMKLTLIAENNNAETYKKSGNSI, via the coding sequence ATGACCAAAGACAAAGAATCTATCACCAGAAGCTTTTGCTTTGTGTACATTTTGACCTTAATAGTTGGAACCATAATCCAGTTCTCTGATGAAAGTGAATTTGCAGTAGACATGTCGAAAATGAAACTTACGCATGTTCCAAAAGACCTGTCACCAAAAACCAAAGTCTTAGATATATCTCAAAACTACATATCTAAGCTTCACATCTCTGACATTAGCTATCTCTTAGGGCTGGAAGTTTTGATACTTTCCTATAATAGACTCCAGTGCCTCGATTTTAGCATTTTCAAGTTCAACCAGGGTTTGGAATATTTGGATTTATCTCACAATCAGTTGCAGAAGACCTCTTGCCACCTTATCAGGAGTCTCAAGCATTTAGACCTCTCATTCAATGACTTTGATGTCCTGCCCATCTGTAAGGAATTTGGCAACTTGACGCAACTGAATTTCTTAGGATTAAGTGGTACAAGGTTACGACAATTAGATCTGCTACCAATTGCTCATTTGCATCTAAGTCACATCCTTCTGGATTTAGAGGGTTATTACgcaaaagaaagtgaaacagaaagTCTTCAAATTCTGAATACAAAAACACTTCACCTTGTTTTTCACCCAAATCAGTTATTCTCTGTCCAAGTGAACATATCAGTTAACAGTTTAAGGTGCTTACAACTGACTAATATTAAATTGAATAACGACAACTGTCAAattctaattaaatttttatcAGAACTCATTAGAGGcccaactttactgaattttacTCTCAAACATGTGGAAACAACTTGGAAATGCCTGGTTAgagtttttcaatttctttggccCAAACCTGTAGAATATCTCAATATTTACAATTTAATAATAGTTGAAAGCATTGATGAAGAAGATTTTACTTATTCTAAAACAGCACTGAAAGCATTGAAAATAGAGCATGTTACAaacagagtttttatttattcacagacggtgttatatacatttttttctgagatgaACATTATGATGTTAACCCTATCAGATACACCTTTTATACACATGCTTTGTCCTCAGACATCAagcacatttaaatttttgaactTTACCCAGAATGTTTTCACAGACAGTGTATTTCAAAAGTGTTCCAAACTAGTTAGATTGGAAACCCTTATCTTAcgaaagaataaattaaaaggcCTTTACAATATAGGTCTCATGACTAAGCATATGACATCTTTGGAAATATTGGATGTTAGTTGGAATTCTTTGGAATATGATAGACATGATGGAAATTGCACTTGGGGTGGGAGTATAGTGGTGTTAAATTTGTCTTCAAATATACTTACTGACTCTGTTTTCAGATGTTTACCTCCTAAGGTCAAGGTACTTGATCTTTATGATAACCGAATACGGAGCATTCCTAAACTAATCATGAAACTAGAAGCTTTGCAAGAACTCAATGTTGCCTCCAATTCCTTAGCCCACCTTCCTGACTGTGGAGCTTTTAGCAGCCTTTCTGTACTGATCATTGACCATAATTCAATTTCCAACCCATCAGCTGATTTCTTCCACAGCTGCCAGAAGATTAGGTCCATAAGAGCAGGAAACAATCCATTCCAATGCACCTGTGAGCTAAGAGAATTTATCCAGAATATAGGCCAAGTATCAAGTGAAGTGGTAGAGGGTTGGCCTGATTCTTATAAGTGTGACTATCCAGAAAGCTATAAAGGAACCCCACTAAAGGACTTTCATGTGTCTCAGTTATCCTGCAACACAGCTCTGCTGCTTGTCACCATTGGGGTCACTGTGCTGGTGTTGACTGTTACTGTGACCGTCCTCTGTATGTACTTTGATCTGCCCTGGTATCTCAGGATGGTGTGTCAGTGGACCCAGACCCGGCACAGGGCAAGGAACCTACCCTTAGAAGAACTCCAAAGAACCCTTCAGTTCCACGCTTTTATTTCATACAGTGAACACGATTCTGCCTGGGTGAAGAATGAACTGGTACCTTacctagaaaaagaagacctAAGGATTTGTCTCCATGAGAGAAACTTTGTTCCTGGCAAGAGCATTGTGGAAAATATCATCAACTGCATTGAGAAAAGTTACAAGTCCATCTTTGTTTTGTCTCCCAACTTTGTTCAGAGTGAGTGGTGTCATTATGAACTCTACTTTGCTCATCACAATCTCTTTCATGAAGGATCTAATAATTTAATCCTGATCTTGCTGGAACCCATTCCACAGAACTGCATTCCCAGCAAGTATCACAAGCTGAAGGCTCTCATGACACAGCGGACTTACTTGGAATGGCCCAAGGAGAAGAACAAACATGGACTTTTTTGGGCTAATATTAGAGCTGCTTTTAACATGAAGTTGACATTAATTGCTGAAAACAATAATGCAGAAACTTATAAAAAGTCAGGAAATTCAATTTAA